A region of Fimbriimonadaceae bacterium DNA encodes the following proteins:
- the sipT gene encoding Signal peptidase I T → MSSGTTKRRLFRGFGILLLLVLCGAVFFFVNFKTIEVKGDSMLPIFKNGDRVLITKAYWLVGDIRRNDVVVIEGDEPNEYWIKRVYRMPGEKVNLKFVPYDHQLADGEFIVPEGHYYVLGDNLLVSEDSRNYGPIDADRVVGKVIVIR, encoded by the coding sequence ATGTCGAGCGGAACGACGAAGAGGCGGCTATTCAGGGGATTTGGCATCTTGCTGCTGCTCGTGCTGTGCGGCGCCGTTTTCTTCTTCGTCAACTTCAAGACGATCGAGGTCAAGGGCGACTCCATGCTGCCCATCTTCAAGAACGGTGATCGCGTGCTTATCACCAAGGCGTACTGGTTAGTAGGGGATATTCGTCGCAACGACGTCGTGGTCATCGAGGGCGACGAACCCAACGAATACTGGATTAAGCGGGTGTATCGGATGCCTGGCGAGAAGGTGAATCTTAAGTTCGTTCCCTATGACCATCAGCTGGCCGACGGGGAGTTCATTGTTCCGGAAGGACACTACTATGTCCTTGGCGATAACCTGCTGGTTTCCGAGGACAGCCGGAATTATGGGCCAATCGATGCCGATAGAGTAGTAGGCAAAGTTATTGTCATTCGATGA
- the rpoE_2 gene encoding ECF RNA polymerase sigma-E factor, which translates to MSAGQDDQLLISRCQQGDRGAFDDLISKHEQRAYQFAYRLTNNTDEASDIVADAFIRVYNALPNFRGQSAFTTWLYRILTNCYLDYRKRDRGRHHASLETNLQTEHGEVERQVEDLGDGPAELAERDARELAVQRALRKLPEYQRAMLVMYHVEQLSYEEIADVQDLPIGTVKSRLNRARLSLRELLAKDEELFVID; encoded by the coding sequence ATGAGCGCCGGGCAAGACGATCAGCTGCTGATCAGCCGCTGTCAGCAGGGGGACCGGGGCGCATTTGACGACCTGATTTCCAAACATGAACAACGGGCCTACCAGTTCGCCTATCGCTTGACAAACAACACGGACGAAGCCTCCGACATCGTGGCCGACGCCTTCATTCGCGTTTACAATGCCCTTCCCAACTTCCGGGGGCAGAGCGCCTTCACGACGTGGCTTTATCGGATTCTAACCAACTGCTATCTGGATTACCGGAAGCGCGATCGTGGACGGCATCATGCCAGTCTAGAAACCAACCTGCAGACCGAGCACGGCGAAGTCGAGCGGCAAGTCGAGGATCTTGGAGACGGGCCGGCTGAGCTTGCCGAGCGGGATGCTCGAGAACTGGCCGTTCAGCGGGCGCTGAGAAAACTGCCTGAGTACCAGAGGGCGATGCTCGTGATGTACCACGTCGAACAGCTTTCTTACGAGGAGATTGCAGACGTACAAGACTTGCCGATCGGGACGGTCAAATCCCGCCTCAACCGGGCTCGCCTGTCCCTTCGAGAGTTATTGGCCAAAGATGAGGAACTCTTTGTTATCGATTAA
- the fadE gene encoding putative acyl-CoA dehydrogenase, with the protein MAHNAVAQAKGGSFLNSVPERTFTPEDFVGDEELMIASAEQFMRKEVMPIQDRIDAQEEGLMPALIRKAGELGFCGIDSPEPYGGLGLGKNLAARILEFLSLNASFSVTIGVTSGISQVGLALFGNEEQKKKYLPPLATGAVIGAYALSEPNSGTDALGMAARAEQRGSKWVLNGTKMWISNAKWAEQFLVMAKVGGEKVSAFLVERDFPGISISREEHKVGLKGSSTARVVLENAEIPLENLLYEEGKGHHVAFNALNLGRFKLASMSIGPAREAMVQAIAYAKDRRQFSTPISEFGLVRKKFADMATLFYASEAVIYRTGALIDEAFAEFGGTVEGNKTAAEEFSVECSACKVFATEAEAQIVDEAFQCYGGYGFTEEFPIARIYRDCRVSRIYEGTNEINRVFIGDRILRRIQEGKLGPKVEESSFIGELLGRTIQKVGLDVKRLHQNQLGALSDLVLLHYADQSVRARAKRSGHQMLLDRFIQITNPRAAAAYQEATGESVTLPAARSNVDEISDALYAKGGPL; encoded by the coding sequence ATGGCTCACAACGCGGTAGCGCAGGCCAAAGGCGGCTCCTTTCTCAATTCGGTTCCCGAACGCACATTCACCCCCGAAGACTTCGTCGGCGATGAAGAACTCATGATCGCTTCAGCGGAGCAATTCATGCGGAAGGAAGTCATGCCGATTCAGGATCGAATTGACGCCCAGGAGGAAGGCCTGATGCCGGCCCTGATCCGAAAAGCCGGAGAACTGGGGTTTTGCGGCATCGACTCGCCGGAACCTTACGGTGGACTTGGCTTGGGTAAAAACCTGGCCGCCCGGATCCTTGAGTTTTTGAGCCTCAATGCCTCCTTCAGCGTCACGATCGGTGTCACCAGTGGAATCAGCCAAGTGGGCCTGGCGCTCTTTGGAAACGAGGAGCAGAAGAAAAAGTACCTGCCGCCGCTGGCCACTGGCGCCGTGATAGGAGCCTACGCGCTTAGCGAACCAAACAGCGGCACCGACGCCTTGGGAATGGCGGCACGCGCCGAGCAGCGCGGAAGCAAATGGGTCCTGAACGGCACGAAGATGTGGATATCGAACGCCAAGTGGGCCGAGCAGTTCCTCGTTATGGCTAAGGTAGGCGGGGAGAAGGTGTCTGCGTTCCTTGTGGAAAGAGACTTTCCCGGCATTTCGATCTCGCGCGAAGAGCACAAGGTTGGCCTCAAAGGCTCGTCGACGGCACGCGTCGTGCTTGAAAATGCGGAGATCCCCCTTGAGAATCTTCTCTACGAAGAAGGGAAGGGGCATCACGTGGCTTTCAATGCGTTGAACCTCGGGCGCTTCAAGCTGGCATCCATGTCGATCGGCCCGGCGAGAGAGGCGATGGTTCAGGCGATCGCCTACGCAAAGGATCGAAGGCAATTCAGCACCCCCATCTCCGAATTTGGGCTCGTTCGCAAGAAATTCGCAGACATGGCAACGCTTTTCTATGCCTCCGAGGCGGTTATCTACCGAACCGGCGCGCTCATCGACGAAGCGTTTGCGGAGTTTGGCGGAACCGTAGAGGGTAACAAAACCGCCGCGGAGGAATTCTCAGTGGAGTGTTCAGCCTGCAAGGTGTTTGCGACCGAAGCGGAGGCGCAGATTGTCGACGAGGCGTTCCAGTGCTACGGAGGCTACGGATTCACCGAGGAGTTTCCGATCGCCCGTATCTATCGGGATTGCCGGGTCAGCCGAATCTATGAGGGCACAAACGAGATCAACCGGGTGTTCATCGGCGACCGGATTCTGCGTCGAATTCAAGAGGGAAAACTTGGTCCAAAGGTCGAGGAGTCGAGCTTTATTGGCGAGCTTCTTGGCCGCACGATTCAAAAGGTTGGACTCGACGTTAAGCGGCTGCACCAAAATCAGCTGGGAGCTTTGAGCGACCTCGTGCTTCTCCATTATGCCGACCAGTCGGTCAGGGCAAGGGCAAAGCGATCGGGCCATCAAATGCTGTTGGATCGATTCATCCAGATCACCAACCCTCGGGCTGCCGCCGCTTATCAAGAGGCGACGGGTGAGAGTGTGACCCTTCCGGCCGCCCGCTCGAATGTGGACGAAATCTCGGATGCCCTGTATGCCAAGGGTGGCCCGCTCTAG
- the ilvE gene encoding Branched-chain-amino-acid aminotransferase yields the protein MAKLVWLNGQVMPLETAVTSVADHAHLYGDGLFEGIRIYGRRIFKLDEHLERLYHGISFLGFEMRMGIEELREIVLDVCRQADISDGYIRLNVTRGTGLGLDPKNINREPNVMVMISTLALYSPEMYDRGLDVVTSSIRVIPPDALDPRVKCIGRYASNILAKQEANRKGAGEGLLLNSQGYLAECTGDNLFLIQNGQIRTPHPACGILAGITRNTVIELARGEGIRVTEDFLTMFDIYSAEEAFLTGTAAEVIPMVSLDGNPIGNGKPGPLTRQIMKLFRESTTSGVPFDQAQAIAV from the coding sequence ATGGCAAAGCTCGTTTGGCTGAATGGCCAGGTCATGCCGCTTGAAACCGCGGTCACCAGTGTTGCGGACCACGCCCACCTTTATGGCGATGGGTTGTTTGAGGGTATCCGGATCTACGGCCGGCGGATTTTCAAGCTAGACGAGCATCTCGAACGCCTATACCATGGCATCTCCTTCCTCGGTTTTGAAATGAGAATGGGAATCGAAGAGCTGCGAGAGATCGTGCTGGATGTCTGCCGACAGGCCGACATCTCCGATGGATACATTCGGCTGAATGTCACCCGTGGCACCGGACTTGGGCTGGATCCCAAAAACATCAATCGCGAGCCTAACGTCATGGTGATGATCTCTACGCTCGCGCTGTATTCGCCGGAGATGTATGACCGGGGCTTGGATGTCGTCACTTCCTCGATCAGAGTGATTCCTCCGGATGCCCTCGATCCACGAGTCAAGTGCATCGGTCGCTATGCTTCCAACATTCTGGCCAAGCAAGAAGCCAACAGAAAGGGTGCGGGAGAAGGCCTCCTCCTCAACAGCCAGGGTTACTTGGCAGAGTGTACGGGGGACAACCTGTTTCTCATCCAAAACGGCCAGATCCGGACCCCCCATCCGGCGTGCGGCATCCTTGCGGGCATCACCCGAAATACGGTGATCGAATTGGCCCGAGGAGAGGGAATTCGGGTAACCGAGGACTTCCTCACGATGTTCGACATCTATTCGGCCGAAGAAGCCTTCCTGACGGGCACGGCCGCTGAAGTGATTCCGATGGTGTCGCTGGATGGAAATCCGATCGGAAACGGCAAGCCGGGACCGCTTACCCGCCAGATCATGAAGCTGTTCCGAGAAAGCACCACTTCTGGCGTTCCATTCGATCAAGCACAGGCCATTGCGGTCTGA
- the metB_2 gene encoding Cystathionine gamma-synthase encodes MEFATKAIRVGQDPDCDNRAVVNPIWQSATFAWEDLDHIPAIDYTRCTNPNRISLEQALASLENGNYCTAFASGMAAITATLSLLQQGDHLLMASDIYGGTYRLAHKLLPKQGVTCTEFDARDLASIEAAIQPNSKLIIFESPTNPNLRVCDIAAIVEIAKRHGLITVFDNTFASPALQNPLELGVDLVVHSTTKYVSGHSDVIGGAVVTNDPDLALHIYEWNKMVGAVPSPLDTWLSVRGLKTLQIRMERHCQNAQAVAEYLESHPAVAKVHYPGLESHPDHGVAKKQMRGFGGMVSFEVRGSAADARRVAEATRIFLLAESLGGVESLIGYPPLMSHATMTDEERAERGIPDTMLRLSVGIEDIKDIIADLEQALAKVSSASPATAVAALA; translated from the coding sequence ATGGAGTTCGCAACCAAGGCGATTCGAGTCGGACAAGATCCGGATTGCGATAATCGCGCCGTCGTCAATCCCATCTGGCAGTCGGCTACTTTCGCCTGGGAAGACCTCGATCATATCCCAGCGATCGATTACACTCGCTGCACGAATCCCAACCGGATTTCCCTCGAACAAGCGCTTGCCTCGCTCGAGAATGGTAACTACTGCACGGCATTCGCGAGTGGCATGGCGGCGATTACGGCGACGCTCTCGCTCCTTCAGCAGGGCGACCACCTCCTGATGGCTTCGGACATCTATGGCGGTACCTATCGGCTCGCCCACAAGCTGCTGCCGAAGCAGGGTGTGACGTGTACCGAGTTCGACGCAAGGGACCTTGCCAGCATCGAAGCCGCCATCCAGCCGAACTCCAAGCTGATTATCTTCGAATCGCCCACAAACCCGAATCTTCGGGTGTGCGACATTGCCGCGATCGTCGAGATTGCAAAGCGCCACGGGCTGATTACGGTGTTCGACAACACATTCGCGTCACCAGCCCTGCAAAATCCGCTGGAACTGGGAGTCGATCTGGTGGTTCATTCCACCACGAAGTACGTCAGCGGACATAGCGACGTGATCGGCGGCGCTGTCGTGACCAACGATCCTGATCTTGCGCTGCACATCTATGAGTGGAACAAAATGGTTGGCGCAGTGCCATCGCCGCTCGACACCTGGCTGAGCGTCCGCGGACTCAAAACCCTGCAGATTCGCATGGAGAGGCATTGCCAGAATGCCCAGGCGGTCGCAGAATATCTGGAGAGTCACCCAGCTGTGGCGAAAGTCCATTATCCGGGTCTTGAATCACACCCGGATCATGGGGTTGCCAAAAAGCAAATGAGGGGCTTTGGGGGGATGGTCTCGTTCGAGGTGAGGGGAAGTGCCGCCGATGCGCGGCGGGTCGCCGAGGCAACCCGAATCTTCCTCCTCGCCGAGAGCTTGGGCGGCGTCGAGTCCTTGATTGGATATCCGCCGCTCATGTCGCATGCGACAATGACCGATGAGGAGCGGGCAGAGCGGGGAATCCCCGACACTATGCTGCGGCTCAGCGTGGGCATCGAGGACATCAAGGATATCATTGCGGACCTGGAGCAGGCCCTCGCCAAGGTGTCGTCGGCGAGCCCCGCAACCGCCGTTGCCGCTCTCGCGTAG
- the prpC gene encoding Protein phosphatase PrpC — protein sequence MEEITAEFLTDELHEPITLDWMPRITVGAKTDLGRVRENNEDKFEFYIPDDNAMLAKRGIIGVVCDGMGGHAAGQIASELACKTFLEVYLQHPSDDPAAAGRSAIVAANRFVLDVARAVPARRGMGTTLSAIMLIQNRLLLVHVGDSRVYRFRSGELTQLSNDHTWVEDVVRFGILPREEAEQHANRHMLSRAVGTEPDVPSDIEWFDLQRGDRYLLCSDGIVNFVSDPEIAAVLEVESPSGAAWKLVQMALAGGGNDNATALVFRVDDVVSVADEQEAR from the coding sequence GTGGAAGAGATTACGGCTGAGTTCCTCACCGACGAGCTTCACGAGCCGATCACGCTCGACTGGATGCCGCGGATCACCGTTGGCGCGAAGACCGACCTTGGCCGCGTTCGAGAAAACAACGAGGACAAGTTCGAGTTCTACATCCCGGACGACAACGCTATGCTGGCCAAGCGCGGCATCATTGGCGTCGTGTGTGACGGCATGGGTGGCCATGCTGCCGGACAAATCGCGAGCGAGCTTGCCTGCAAGACGTTTCTCGAGGTCTATCTGCAACACCCGTCGGACGACCCTGCGGCGGCCGGTCGATCGGCGATCGTTGCGGCGAACCGGTTCGTTCTCGACGTGGCTCGTGCGGTGCCGGCTCGACGGGGGATGGGGACCACCCTCAGTGCGATCATGCTCATCCAGAATCGCCTGCTGCTGGTCCACGTCGGCGACAGCAGAGTGTATCGATTCCGAAGCGGTGAGCTAACTCAGCTCTCGAATGACCACACGTGGGTCGAGGATGTCGTTCGGTTTGGGATCCTGCCCCGTGAGGAAGCCGAGCAGCATGCCAATCGCCACATGCTCAGTCGCGCCGTCGGCACCGAGCCGGACGTGCCAAGCGACATTGAGTGGTTCGATCTGCAGCGAGGCGACCGCTACCTCCTTTGCTCGGACGGTATTGTCAACTTCGTCAGCGACCCCGAAATAGCTGCCGTGCTCGAGGTGGAGTCGCCGAGTGGCGCCGCCTGGAAGCTGGTTCAGATGGCTCTTGCGGGCGGAGGCAACGACAACGCGACCGCCCTCGTGTTTCGTGTCGACGACGTTGTTAGCGTCGCCGACGAGCAAGAAGCGCGGTAA
- the mqnD gene encoding 1,4-dihydroxy-6-naphtoate synthase, with translation MKIRLGHSPDSDDAFMFWGLASGEVKSDHEFEHILKDIQTLNEWAMEGKLESSAVSVHAFAYVADKYALLRHGGSFGDGYGPMIIAQSELTDEELKSTKIAVPGKLTSAFLALSIYFAERFGPDSKPNFEVVPFDRILEEVAAGKYRAGLIIHEGQLTYQREGMVLVEDLGRWWKESTGLPLPLGVNVVRKDLGAEIVMDVSRCMRESISAGLGNRSKALDYALQFARGMDASTSDEFVGMYVNDRTVDMGDEGVRAIRLLLRRGAEIGLVRPVDVEVVD, from the coding sequence ATGAAGATTCGATTGGGGCATTCGCCCGACTCCGACGACGCATTCATGTTTTGGGGCTTGGCCTCTGGAGAAGTGAAATCCGACCACGAGTTCGAGCACATCCTGAAGGACATCCAGACCCTCAACGAGTGGGCGATGGAAGGCAAGCTCGAATCCAGCGCGGTTTCCGTTCATGCGTTCGCCTATGTGGCTGACAAATATGCCCTCCTCAGACACGGCGGCTCCTTCGGGGATGGCTATGGTCCCATGATCATTGCCCAGTCGGAGCTGACCGATGAGGAGCTGAAGTCGACCAAGATCGCCGTTCCCGGCAAGTTGACTTCTGCCTTTCTGGCTCTTTCGATCTACTTTGCCGAACGATTCGGTCCGGATTCGAAGCCAAACTTCGAGGTCGTTCCGTTCGATCGGATTCTTGAGGAAGTCGCCGCAGGCAAATACCGCGCGGGCCTCATCATCCATGAGGGCCAACTGACCTACCAGCGCGAGGGCATGGTCCTGGTGGAAGACCTTGGCCGGTGGTGGAAGGAATCCACGGGCTTGCCGTTGCCGCTCGGCGTGAACGTCGTCAGGAAGGACTTGGGCGCCGAAATCGTAATGGACGTTAGCCGGTGCATGCGGGAAAGCATCTCCGCCGGGCTCGGCAACCGGTCAAAGGCTCTGGACTACGCCCTCCAGTTCGCCCGCGGGATGGACGCTTCCACGAGCGATGAGTTTGTCGGCATGTATGTCAACGACCGGACGGTGGATATGGGCGACGAAGGCGTCCGGGCGATCCGGCTCCTGCTCCGGCGCGGTGCGGAAATCGGCTTGGTACGGCCCGTCGACGTCGAAGTTGTCGACTGA
- the rocD gene encoding Ornithine aminotransferase has protein sequence MKNPILNAVAAISDEQAISITEQYGTHNYHPLHVNLVRAKDCYAYDGDGKEYIDCIGCYSAVANGHLSEFVVETLKAQLEKITLVSRAVYTSELAAFLKALCEYTDTDMACPMNTGAEAIETAIKLARKWAYTVKGVPKDKAEIIVGEQNFHGRTTTIVGFSSEPGYKEGFGPFTPGFEMVPFGDLAALEARITANTAAVLLEPIQAEGGIIFPPAGYMAGLRELCTRHNVLLIWDEIQTGFCRTGKKFAWQHESAEPDMMCLGKALGGGVFPVSAVVGKRDVMEVFKPGDHGSTFGGNPLGCVVAMAALQEMDSERLAERSQRMGDRLIAGLRDLNFPFIEDIRGRGLLVGLEVAEGIDTVRLAEAFIENGILTKETRSRTFRFAPPLTIDEKLIDDIVTRTQRALEVVAPAAAVA, from the coding sequence ATGAAGAACCCGATTTTAAATGCCGTCGCTGCGATCAGCGACGAGCAAGCGATTTCCATTACGGAGCAGTACGGCACCCACAATTACCACCCACTCCACGTTAACCTCGTCCGGGCGAAGGACTGTTACGCCTATGACGGTGACGGCAAGGAGTACATCGACTGCATCGGCTGCTACAGTGCGGTTGCGAATGGCCACTTAAGCGAATTTGTGGTCGAAACGCTGAAGGCGCAGCTTGAGAAGATCACTTTGGTCTCCCGGGCGGTTTACACCTCGGAGCTGGCTGCCTTCTTAAAGGCCCTCTGCGAGTACACCGACACCGACATGGCCTGCCCCATGAACACGGGAGCCGAAGCAATCGAGACCGCGATCAAGCTGGCACGCAAATGGGCTTACACGGTGAAGGGCGTCCCCAAAGACAAAGCCGAGATCATCGTGGGCGAGCAGAACTTCCACGGCCGAACTACAACCATCGTTGGCTTCAGCAGCGAACCTGGATACAAAGAGGGCTTTGGCCCCTTTACTCCCGGATTTGAGATGGTCCCGTTTGGCGATCTCGCCGCCCTCGAAGCGAGAATTACGGCTAATACGGCTGCGGTGCTTCTGGAGCCGATTCAGGCCGAAGGCGGCATTATCTTCCCGCCCGCGGGATACATGGCCGGCCTCCGCGAACTGTGCACGCGCCATAACGTGCTCCTCATCTGGGACGAGATCCAAACCGGCTTCTGCCGGACGGGCAAGAAGTTCGCCTGGCAACATGAAAGCGCCGAACCGGACATGATGTGCCTTGGAAAGGCGCTTGGCGGCGGTGTATTCCCGGTTTCGGCAGTGGTCGGAAAGCGAGACGTGATGGAAGTCTTCAAGCCCGGCGACCACGGCAGCACCTTCGGTGGGAATCCGCTGGGTTGCGTCGTCGCGATGGCCGCACTGCAGGAAATGGATTCAGAGCGACTCGCGGAGCGAAGTCAGCGGATGGGCGACCGCCTGATCGCCGGCCTGCGGGACTTGAACTTCCCGTTCATCGAGGACATTCGCGGACGCGGACTCTTGGTCGGACTGGAAGTCGCCGAAGGAATCGATACGGTTCGACTCGCCGAAGCATTCATCGAGAACGGCATCCTCACCAAGGAAACTCGCAGCCGGACATTCCGCTTCGCGCCCCCGCTCACCATTGACGAGAAGTTGATCGACGACATCGTAACCCGAACTCAGCGGGCCCTCGAAGTGGTCGCGCCGGCCGCAGCGGTAGCTTAA
- the bepA_2 gene encoding Beta-barrel assembly-enhancing protease, with protein sequence MNQMRLPAIVAAVSLGATLCYARALDDPFKPGKNEQVRLGQEAAAEVRKKNRILPDSDPRVREVRSIFNRLKGAFTPQQQKEPWKFSIDVIDSKEINAFAFPGGPMFFYTGLLDKLKTEDAVAGILGHEMQHVFREHWAYAVRDAQKRQLFGIAILGLTRANRTVTNLAGLVDTLGFALPHSRHHENQADSGGFELMERAGFNPEGLVEVFQLFQSQKGKGEGPEWISTHPGDSNRISRTREMMRKSGRTYPPVRPLRFN encoded by the coding sequence ATGAATCAGATGCGGTTACCGGCTATAGTCGCCGCCGTTAGCTTAGGAGCAACCCTCTGCTATGCGCGTGCGCTTGACGACCCGTTTAAGCCAGGGAAGAACGAACAGGTTAGGCTCGGCCAAGAGGCTGCGGCTGAAGTTCGCAAGAAGAACCGGATTCTCCCAGATTCTGATCCACGCGTGCGGGAAGTCCGGTCCATCTTCAATCGGCTGAAGGGAGCCTTCACGCCCCAGCAGCAGAAGGAACCCTGGAAGTTCTCGATCGACGTCATCGATAGCAAAGAGATCAACGCCTTTGCTTTTCCGGGCGGACCGATGTTTTTCTACACTGGATTGCTCGACAAGCTGAAAACCGAAGACGCGGTTGCGGGAATCCTCGGCCACGAGATGCAGCACGTTTTCCGAGAGCATTGGGCCTATGCGGTTCGAGATGCCCAAAAGCGGCAGCTGTTTGGAATCGCAATCCTCGGACTCACTCGGGCCAACCGAACCGTGACCAACCTAGCCGGTCTTGTCGATACCCTCGGTTTCGCTCTGCCGCACTCCCGACATCACGAGAATCAGGCCGACTCCGGCGGATTCGAGCTGATGGAAAGGGCCGGATTCAATCCGGAAGGACTCGTCGAAGTCTTCCAGTTGTTCCAGTCCCAAAAAGGGAAGGGCGAGGGACCAGAGTGGATCAGCACCCACCCTGGCGACTCCAACCGGATCTCTCGGACGCGCGAAATGATGAGGAAATCAGGCCGCACCTACCCACCGGTACGGCCCCTTCGATTCAATTAA